The genomic stretch CTATCTCCCGAGCAATCTCATCCATTACTTCCGGGCTGATCCCAAAAGGGGTGTCACCAAGAAGGGCCTCCCCGGAGAGCTTGAGGAGAATTCTCTTATAGCGGAGATTGTCCTGGCCCATAGAGGACATCGACACCTTCAGGCCTCCTCGCCTACCGCGAATCGAGCAAAGCGACGGATGACAATCTTTTCTCCGGTTTTAGCCATCATCTCGTTGAGAAGATCCTGGATGGTTATCTCTGGATTTTTGATAAAGGCCTGCTCCAGAAGACAAACTTCTTTGTAGAACTTCTCCAGCTTCCCCTCGACAATCTTTTCAATTATCTTTTCCGGCTTACCGGACTCCCTGGCCTGGGCTCGGTAGATTTCTTTTTCTTTCTCGATGACCTCTTCAGAGAGATCCTCCCTTTGGACACAGAGGGGGCTAGCGGCGGCGATTTGCATGGCGATATCGTGGGCAAACTGCTTAAACTCCTGGGTTTTGGCCACGAAATCTGTCTCACAATTGACCTCTACCATAGCCCCCAACTTGCCACCGGCGTGGATATAAGCGGCCACGGTGCCCTCACTGGTGGCCCGTCCAGCCCTTTTAGCGGCCACGGCCAGCCCTTTCTGTCGGAGCCAGGCCACAGCCTTGTCCATATCCCCACCACATTCCTCAAGGGCCTTTTTGCAATCCATCATGCCGGCCCCGGTGCGGGCCCGAAGTTCCTTTATCATCTGCGTAGTAACCGCCATAAAATTTCCTCCTTTTTCAGTTTAGACACTCTTTATAAATCAGCGGATAATCCACCTTAAGAAGCGGCTGGAGAGGCCTCCCCCTCTTCGGCGACCTCAGATGCCTCTGAAGGCTGGGCCTCAGTGGTCTCCTCCACGGCCTCAGGAGTTTCAAGCACCTCCTCCATCATCTCTTCTTCCATTTCTTTGTCAGTGGCCGCAGCCAAGGCCTCTTCGTACTTGGCCTTTCCTTCCAGACAGGCTTCAGCAATTTTGGAGGTGATCAGACGGATGGCCCGGATAGCGTCGTCGTTGCCCGGGATGATATAGTCTATTTCCTCCGGGTCACAATTGGTGTCTACAATGGCTACCACCGGAATCCCGAGCTTGCGGGCCTCTTTTACGGCAATATTTTCATTGCGGGGGTCAACTATATAAACGGCGTCAGGTAAGGTTTCCATATCCTTAATTCCCCCCAGATTGCGTTCCAACTTCTGACGTAGGCGATCCATCTTTAGCCGCTCTTTCTTGGGGAAACGTTCAATAGTCCCGTCTTCAAACATGGTTTCTATATTCTTGAGCTTTTCGATGCTTCGCCGGATGGTTTTAAAGTTGGTCAAGGTGCCCCCCAGCCAGCGATGATTGACATAATACATGCCGCAACGTTCGGCCTCCTCTCTAATGGAGTCCTGGGCCTGCCGTTTGGTGCCCACAAAGAGGACCTTCCCCCCGGAGGCCACTGTCTCGGCCACAAAGTCATAGGCAATGTCAAAGAGCCGAACCGTCTTCTGAAGATCGATGATGTGAATCCCATTGCGGGCCCCGAAGATGAAGGGCTTCATTTTCGGGTTCCAGCGGCTTGTCTGGTGGCCAAAATGGACGCCGGCTTCAAGAAGCTGTTTCATGGTCAATCTAGGCATAGAAAAAACCTCCTTGAATTGGTTTGACCTCCGCCCTGTTCGTTTTGCCTCTGGATCCTGACAAAGGACACCCCAGAGACAATCCCAGAGCGTGTGTTTTTAAGATAGACCTAAAAATCGGCTTTATTTAACACCCAGGGTCCCCTTTAGCAAGGGCAAATAACCCATGGTTTCAGCCTTTAGGAGTTGGATTCTCTCTGTAAGAAATAGACGAGCAATACGTTGGGAGGTAGGAGTAAGGTCAGAGACGTAAAAAAGGTGGTCCGGCCCTCTTTCCAGACGGGCGGCCACATCGGGCCTCTGCTTTAGGAACTCTCCTATCTCTCTGGCCACTTCCTCAGAAGAATCGATAACCGTGGTGCGGCGTCCCATCTTGGCTGAAATAATGGGTTTCAGGAGGGGGTAGTGGGTGCACCCCAGAACCAGGGTGTCCACCCCTCGGACCTTAAGAGGCTGAAGATATTTGCGAACAATTCTTTTGGTCTCTGGACGCTTAAGCCAGCCTTCTTCCACCAAAGGGACAAGGAGAGGGCAGGGCTGGCCAAAGACCCTGATTGTCGGATCCAGCTCCTTTATCTTGCGTTCGTAGATACCACTTTCAATGGTGGCTCGTGTACCAATCACGCCGACTATCTTTTTTTGGGTTACGGCAACCGTCTTTTTGACTGCCGGAGAGATGACCTCAAAGATGGGCACTTCAGGGTATCTTTCTTTGAGGATATCCGTGGCCACCGAGGCCGCGGAATTACAGGCAATAACAATAATTTGGGCCCCCTGAGAGAGAAGAAACTCCGTGTCCTCAATGGCATAGGCCACAATGGTCTCTGGGCTTTTAGTTCCATAAGGAGTTCGGGCTGTATCTCCAAAATAAAGAAGCCTCAGCCCAGGTAGAGTTTTCATCAGAGCCCGAACCACAGTGAGCCCCCCGATGCCAGAATCAAATATGCCGATCATCCGATCCTCCTGGAGGCCATGGGAGAGCCGAGCCGGAGTCTTATTTGGCATTCAGGACAGAAGCCGAGCTGTTTAAAATCTGTCTCCAGAACTCCGTGAGAGGGGTACATGAGACAGCGGGGGTTGTGACAATGCCCCAGGCCAGAGAGATGGCCCAGAATATGAATGGTCTCTTTGGCCAGACGTTCGCAAAGGAGGGCCTCGGGTCTTTCTCCAAAAAGAAATTCCTTAAGCAAACTCAGAGAGATCACGCCTGCTTGCTGGAGATGTTGAACCTCGGAGATAACGTTATCCAATATTTCCGAGTAGATGTCGGCATCAACCAAACCAATGATAACATCAGCCTGAGGATGATGACGACGAAGATATTCAATAATGAAGTGGCTGTAGAACTTCCGTTTTACCGGATTGAACGCCGGAATAGGGGGAGGAAGGCTAGGGCCCAGATCTACCGACAAACTGGTCAGTGAGGAGACTGTCTCCATCAGGCGTTGGAGACAGCTTGCCCCAAGGCTTCCCATCGGGACAATAATCACCCTTTTGAAGCTCCTCATTTAAATTCTCCTGATGCCGAAAATGATTTAAAAACATAGCATGGTCTTCTGTCTTGGGCCAATTGCCTTGACAGGAGAGTTTGGTGGATTTAAGAGCCAAAAAGATACCCGTGAGGAGGAGATTATGACTTCGGATGTTTCCTGTCGCATTGACTGGGTAGATGACATAGAAGAGCCTGTAGAAACTACCATAGACCACCTTGGTCCCTGTAAGATTCCCTCGCCCTTTCCCAAAGAGCGCTGTTGGTTTATCTCCGAAGAGGATAGAGTTCTTCTGAGAATTTCAGCCAAGTCAATAGAAGAGGCTCTAAAGACGGGTAAGCCTCTGCCTTCTTTGGAGCTGGCTGGCCCGCGGGAGAAGATTTACTTTGATCCTGCCAAATTGCGGTGCGCCATTGTCACCTGTGGTGGTCTCTGCCCCGGAATCAATGACGTCATCAGAAGTATAGTTCTTACCCTTTATCATTCTTATGGAGTCACCCGGATTTTGGGCATCCGTTATGGTTTTCAGGGATTTATTCCTAAATATGGTCATGAGGTCATGGAACTTACCCCCGAGAGGGTCTCCAGTATCCACGAGGTGGGGGGAACGGTTTTGGGGTCATCTCGGGGGCATCAGCCCATCGATGAAATTGTCGATGCCCTGGATCGAATGAACATAGGCGTTCTTTTTCTTATCGGTGGAGACGGAACCCTTAGAGCCGGCAATAAGATCGTCGAGGAGATCAAGCGACGGGGGTTAAAAATCGCTCTGGTGGCCGTACCCAAGACCATAGACAATGATATTTATTTGGTCTCCAAGACCTTTGGCTTTGATACAGCGGTGGAGATGGCCTGTCAGGCCATTCGCTCTGCCCATACGGAGGCTATTGGTGCTCCCTATGGTATCGGGATAGTCAAGGTTATGGGGCGCTACTCGGGGTTTATCGCCGCCAGTGCCACTTTGGCTCTCAAAGAGGTCAATTTTTGTCTTATCCCAGAGTCTGACTTTGATCTAGATGGACCTCAGGGGCTCCTGGCGGCCCTTGAACAGCGGCTTCACTGCCGGCGTCATGCGGTGATTGTGGTTGCTGAAGGGGCAGGTCAAAAATATGTCCAGGGGCCCAAACCAGAGAGAGATCCATCTGGAAATATCAAACTTGGAGATATCGGGATCTTTCTCCGTGACCGAATCAAGGAGCACTTTTCCCAGTTAGGTATCCCCATTTATATGCGATATATAGATCCGAGCTACATTATCCGGAGTGTGCCAGCCAACGTGGATGATCGTATTTATTGTGGTTTTCTGGGGCAATATGCCGTTCACGCCGCTATGGCTGGTAAAACCGGGATGCTTATCAGCCGCTGGAACGGACGCTATGTCCATGTGCCAATTAAGGCGGCCATCTCAAGGCGTAAGCAGATCAACCTTCGTAGTCGCTTCTGGCTAAGTGTTTTGGAATCCACCGGTCAGAGCTCCCTTAAGAACAGCTGATGGGCAGGGGCCGTCAGAGGCGGGGCAAGAAGGTAGTCAGTGGTCGTTGTGAGGTCTGTGGCGAGGAGAAGCCCTTTTGCTGGCGATGCCGGCAATGTGGTTATCTCATCTGCCAGGAATGCATGATGACCTTCCCTCGTCGTTTTTCCTGCAACTCCATTACCTGGGTTTGTCCCAATTGTCTTAATTGGGAGGTGCTTTAATTACTCTTTTTTCGCCGCCTTCGTCTCGGAAAGATTATCGCCAGGGCTTCTTCTACCCGTGATACCAGATGAAACTTGATTTTTTCGCGGGCCTCTTTGGGGATTTCTTCTAGATCTTTCTGATTCCTCTTGGGAAGGATGACCTCTTTAATTCCGGCCCTTAAGGCTGCCAGCACCTTCTCCTTGATTCCTCCTACGGGCAGAATGAGCCCCCGAAGGGTTATCTCCCCGGTCATGGCCACATCGTGTCGGACAGTGCGGTCTGTAAGGAGGGAAACCAGGGCCACCAAGATAGTGATCCCGGCGCTGGGGCCATCTTTGGGAATAGCTCCTGCCGGGACATGAATGTGGATATCGTGGTGGTCAAAAAAATCTTCGGGGATCCCCAGCTCTGAGGCTTTAGAACGAATATAGGAAAGGGCTGCCTCGGCACTTTCTCGCATAACTTCACCCAGCTTTCCCGTAAGGATCAGTCGCCGCTGGCCCTTCATTCTGGTGGCCTCAACAAAGAGAATTTCTCCTCCAAAAGGGGTCCAGGCCAGACCTACAGCCACTCCGGGGATCTTTGTTCTTTCGGCCACCTCGGGAAGATATTTGGGAGGGCCGAGATAGCGATCCAGATCATTGACCCGGATGGTCACAGAATCCGCTTCTCCTAGGGCTACCTCCTTGGCCACAGCCCGACAGATAGCGGCTATCTGGCGTTCCAGGTTTCGGAGGCCGGCTTCTCGAGTGTATTGGCGAATAATGTGAGTCAGGGCACCATTGGTGAAACGTAGATTTTTGGTCGTCAGTCCATGGGCCTCAAGCTGCCGGGGGATAAGATACCGTTTGGCAATATGAAGTTTATCTTCTTCGGTGTAGCCCGGAATTTCGATAACCTCCATGCGATCCAGGAGGGGGCCAGGAATAGTATCCAGGACGTTGGCTGTGGCAATGAACATCACTTGAGAAAGGTCAAATTCAATTTCCAAATAGTGGTCGGAGAAGGTGGCATTTTGTTCTGGATCAAGAACTTCAAGCAGGGCTGAGGCCGGGTCTCCCCGGAAGTCAGCCCCCAGTTTGTCTATTTCATCAAGCATAAATACCGGGTTATTGACCCCTACTCGACGCAGCCCCTGGATAATTCGCCCGGGCATGGCCCCGACATAGGTCCGGCGGTGGCCTCGAATCTCAGCCTCATCTCGCACTCCTCCTAGGGAGATCCGTAAAAATTTGCGTCCCATGGCCCGGGCGATGGAGCGGCCAAGACTAGTCTTGCCCACCCCTGGAGGGCCTACAAAGCAGAGAATGGGCCCTTTGGTATCAGGCTTGAGTTTTCTTACGGCCAGGTGCTCCAGGATCCTATTTTTGACCTTTTCGAGATCGTAGTGGTCGGCGTCCAGAATGGCTTGGGCTTCTTTAAGATCCAAACGATCCTCGGTGGATTTCCGCCACGGAAGATCAAGAAGCCAGTCTAGATAATTGCGGACTACGGTGTATTCGGCCGAAGAAGGATGCATTCGGGACAGGCGTCTGAGCTCCCGTTCGGCCTCTTTGCGCACCTGGTCTGGAAGGTCGGCTTCCTCAATCTTTTTTTTAAGTTCTTCGATCTCGGCCGCCTCGGCCTCACCAAGCTCTTTTTGAATGACTCTTAGCTGTTCTCGAAGATAATATTCCCGTTGGCTTTTTTCCATCTGATCCCTGACCTGGGCCTGGATTTTCTGACCCAGCTCCAGGATCTCTACCTGACGGGTAAGGATGTGGAGGGTTTTCTCCAGTCGTTTTTTGACCTCCAAGGTCTCCAGGATCTCCTGACGTTCGGCCAGGGTGATGTTTACATTACTGACTACCATGTCTGCCAGAACGCCAGGATCGTCGATGTTGGCAGCCAGGGTCTTGAGCTCGGAGGGCATTTGAGGAGACAGGTCTAATATTCTGACAAACTGGTTTCGGACATTAGACATTAAGGCCTCGGTCTCAAGATCTCGCTCGACAATGTCCTCCAAGATCTCAGCCTTGGCCCGAATATACGGCTCATGGGAGAGAACTTCTCTTATCCTTACCCGGGAGATCCCCTGGATTATGAGGCGGATGCTTTCTTCGGCCGTGCGGGCCATGCGAAGAATAAGCCCCGCGGTGCCGATCTCGTAAAACTCTCGTTTCCCCTCTTCCTCTCGGACCCCAACCACGACTATCGTCCGATCTCCAGCAATGGCCTCCTCTACCAGCTTAATCAAACCTGGTTCGCTGATCACCAGGGGGATGACCATGTGGGGGAAAAGGAGGGTCTCTGTTACCGGAAGGACTGGATACTCCCGAAGTTCTTTTCCTTCTGGTTGTTCCATGGCCGTCTCTTCTCTGCTATCTGTCATACCGCACCTCAGGGTGAACTTATCGGCCACCACGGCCAGTTTTTCAGGAATAAGAGGACATTAGGAAATTAAGTCGGCTCTAGGAAATTTCAACGCGAACTGAGCCCTTAGGGAAGATGATTCGCAAGATACCATCTTCATAGTTGGCTTGAGCCATATTGGGTAGGATACCGGCTGGTAGTTCCACCACCCGTTCAAAGGAGCCGTAAGGAATTTCCATCCGATGATAACGTAGCGGCCCTTTCGGGCGGAGCCGCCGGCCAGAGACCACCAGATAATCTCCGTGGACAGTAACCCGGAGGTGGTCTTTATCTACCCCAGGAAGAGGCATGAGGACCACAACCTCCTCTGGGGTCTCATAGACATCTACCTCCGGCACCCAGGCCCGATAGGCCGGGTAGGTACAACTCCAGACAAAACCAAAAAGATCCTGGGCCATGTCTGAAAGGGCCCTTTCCATCTCACTCAGACTCTGGCTTACCTGAATCTTTATGACGGGCATGGTTCTCCTTTTGGGAGGTCTTTGGGGCCGAAGAAAGAGGAAACTATTTCTTTAAGACTGGCTAAGCTAAAAGGCTTTTTAAGGAAGGCATCTGCTCCGGGAACACTGGCCGGATCTACTTCATAACCACTGGCAATGACGATCCGACTCTCAGGGGAGATCTGCTTTAACATCGGAGCCAAATTGCGGCCGTCTATGTCGGGAAGGGAGACATCAAGAAAGATGAGAGAGAATTTATGGGTACGGGTCAAATCCTTAGCCTCGGAGCCATCCTGGGCCTCGCTAGTTTCTATTCCTAGATGTTTGAGCATCTCTACCATGATCTGCCGCACTAGTGGTTCATCATCAACCACCAGTACAGACGGGCGATCGGCCATAGTGACTCCCTAGACATCAATATTTTCAAAGGATAGTTATTGAAAGAGTTACTGTCAATTTTTTAGTTCTCGCTAAATCCTAACTGAAAGAAACGACCAGATATTTCATCTTACTAAATTTCCTTCAATTAAGCCAGTAATAATGAAAGATTCGGGCCTGAGGCCATAGTGGTCGTTCCTGTCTAGACGATATGTGCCTGAAATAAGCTCAATGGTGTCTAAATTTTCTAGGACCCATCTTAAGGCCTTTTTATTCGCGCCTGACCGGTTAAGCCCTTTGGCCAGGAGCATGATGGCATCCCAGGCGGTGGCACTGAAATACTCTGGTGGTCTTCCCAGTTCCTTTAGGGCCAGGAGGAAGCGTCCGTCAAGATCTTCGGGCTGGAGGACAAATCTTGGCCAGGTTGCCTTTACCTCCGGGGGGAGAAGGCGTGGAGTGAAGGAAAGGGAAGCCGCCTGATAGCCTAGAAAAAGTGGGGGTAATCCCTTTCCCTGCCAGGAGTTGACTACCGTTGCCAGGGCCTTAGGTTCGGCCCAGGAGACAATAGCCTGGGCCCCCTGTGAGTCTAGGTGACGAAGTTGGGTTTCCACATCGGTGTCTCCCGGGCTGAACCATTCCCGAGCCACCACCTTAAGGTGGAACTCAGCCGCATAGGCTCGCAGCCAAATTAGGGCCTTCTTACCGGAACGACTCGAGGGCAAAAGGAGCCCAATTTTTTGAAACCCTTGACTCTTCAAATATCGGTAAAGGGCCTTTACTGCCGGAGGCAGGGCTGGACCAACCTTAAAGTTGTAGGTAAAGGGCTGGGCCGGCTGGCGGAACAGAGGGCCGTCACCGGAGATAAGAATCAGAGGGATCTTTTCTCGGTCGGCCAGCCGTCTCAAGGCCATTTCCGCCCGGGGATTGGACGGGCCGATAAGGGCTACCACCCCCTCAGCGGAAATAAGCCGCTGGGCCAGGATGAGGCTCCGTCGAACAAGACCCTGATCATCAACTACGATGAGCTTTAATGGGCGTCCTCGAATGCCCCCGCGCTGATTAACTGTCTCCACCGCCTTTTGGGCCATAAACTGATATATTTGGCCTTTTCTAAAGCCAGGTCCAGAAAGATCAAGAATAGCTCCAATCTTTATGGGAGGAGCTGCGTGGGCTGGAGTTCCCCAAACTGGAGCGGCAAAAAGAAAAATAAAGGCCAGAAACCAGGCCATAGGTTATCGGAGTTTTTTAAGGTAGCTTCGGGCTGTTTTGGCCTGCTCGGAATGGGGATATCTTTTTAACAGTCGTCGAAAAATGATCTTGGCGCTTTCGGTATCCCCTAACCGGAGAAAGGCCAACCCTTGTTTAAGCA from Thermosulfuriphilus ammonigenes encodes the following:
- the tsf gene encoding translation elongation factor Ts, producing MAVTTQMIKELRARTGAGMMDCKKALEECGGDMDKAVAWLRQKGLAVAAKRAGRATSEGTVAAYIHAGGKLGAMVEVNCETDFVAKTQEFKQFAHDIAMQIAAASPLCVQREDLSEEVIEKEKEIYRAQARESGKPEKIIEKIVEGKLEKFYKEVCLLEQAFIKNPEITIQDLLNEMMAKTGEKIVIRRFARFAVGEEA
- the rpsB gene encoding 30S ribosomal protein S2, which codes for MPRLTMKQLLEAGVHFGHQTSRWNPKMKPFIFGARNGIHIIDLQKTVRLFDIAYDFVAETVASGGKVLFVGTKRQAQDSIREEAERCGMYYVNHRWLGGTLTNFKTIRRSIEKLKNIETMFEDGTIERFPKKERLKMDRLRQKLERNLGGIKDMETLPDAVYIVDPRNENIAVKEARKLGIPVVAIVDTNCDPEEIDYIIPGNDDAIRAIRLITSKIAEACLEGKAKYEEALAAATDKEMEEEMMEEVLETPEAVEETTEAQPSEASEVAEEGEASPAAS
- the murI gene encoding glutamate racemase; protein product: MIGIFDSGIGGLTVVRALMKTLPGLRLLYFGDTARTPYGTKSPETIVAYAIEDTEFLLSQGAQIIVIACNSAASVATDILKERYPEVPIFEVISPAVKKTVAVTQKKIVGVIGTRATIESGIYERKIKELDPTIRVFGQPCPLLVPLVEEGWLKRPETKRIVRKYLQPLKVRGVDTLVLGCTHYPLLKPIISAKMGRRTTVIDSSEEVAREIGEFLKQRPDVAARLERGPDHLFYVSDLTPTSQRIARLFLTERIQLLKAETMGYLPLLKGTLGVK
- a CDS encoding ATP-dependent 6-phosphofructokinase encodes the protein MTSDVSCRIDWVDDIEEPVETTIDHLGPCKIPSPFPKERCWFISEEDRVLLRISAKSIEEALKTGKPLPSLELAGPREKIYFDPAKLRCAIVTCGGLCPGINDVIRSIVLTLYHSYGVTRILGIRYGFQGFIPKYGHEVMELTPERVSSIHEVGGTVLGSSRGHQPIDEIVDALDRMNIGVLFLIGGDGTLRAGNKIVEEIKRRGLKIALVAVPKTIDNDIYLVSKTFGFDTAVEMACQAIRSAHTEAIGAPYGIGIVKVMGRYSGFIAASATLALKEVNFCLIPESDFDLDGPQGLLAALEQRLHCRRHAVIVVAEGAGQKYVQGPKPERDPSGNIKLGDIGIFLRDRIKEHFSQLGIPIYMRYIDPSYIIRSVPANVDDRIYCGFLGQYAVHAAMAGKTGMLISRWNGRYVHVPIKAAISRRKQINLRSRFWLSVLESTGQSSLKNS
- the lon gene encoding endopeptidase La; protein product: MTDSREETAMEQPEGKELREYPVLPVTETLLFPHMVIPLVISEPGLIKLVEEAIAGDRTIVVVGVREEEGKREFYEIGTAGLILRMARTAEESIRLIIQGISRVRIREVLSHEPYIRAKAEILEDIVERDLETEALMSNVRNQFVRILDLSPQMPSELKTLAANIDDPGVLADMVVSNVNITLAERQEILETLEVKKRLEKTLHILTRQVEILELGQKIQAQVRDQMEKSQREYYLREQLRVIQKELGEAEAAEIEELKKKIEEADLPDQVRKEAERELRRLSRMHPSSAEYTVVRNYLDWLLDLPWRKSTEDRLDLKEAQAILDADHYDLEKVKNRILEHLAVRKLKPDTKGPILCFVGPPGVGKTSLGRSIARAMGRKFLRISLGGVRDEAEIRGHRRTYVGAMPGRIIQGLRRVGVNNPVFMLDEIDKLGADFRGDPASALLEVLDPEQNATFSDHYLEIEFDLSQVMFIATANVLDTIPGPLLDRMEVIEIPGYTEEDKLHIAKRYLIPRQLEAHGLTTKNLRFTNGALTHIIRQYTREAGLRNLERQIAAICRAVAKEVALGEADSVTIRVNDLDRYLGPPKYLPEVAERTKIPGVAVGLAWTPFGGEILFVEATRMKGQRRLILTGKLGEVMRESAEAALSYIRSKASELGIPEDFFDHHDIHIHVPAGAIPKDGPSAGITILVALVSLLTDRTVRHDVAMTGEITLRGLILPVGGIKEKVLAALRAGIKEVILPKRNQKDLEEIPKEAREKIKFHLVSRVEEALAIIFPRRRRRKKSN
- a CDS encoding Hsp20/alpha crystallin family protein — encoded protein: MPVIKIQVSQSLSEMERALSDMAQDLFGFVWSCTYPAYRAWVPEVDVYETPEEVVVLMPLPGVDKDHLRVTVHGDYLVVSGRRLRPKGPLRYHRMEIPYGSFERVVELPAGILPNMAQANYEDGILRIIFPKGSVRVEIS
- a CDS encoding response regulator, which translates into the protein MADRPSVLVVDDEPLVRQIMVEMLKHLGIETSEAQDGSEAKDLTRTHKFSLIFLDVSLPDIDGRNLAPMLKQISPESRIVIASGYEVDPASVPGADAFLKKPFSLASLKEIVSSFFGPKDLPKGEPCPS
- a CDS encoding ABC transporter substrate-binding protein — translated: MAWFLAFIFLFAAPVWGTPAHAAPPIKIGAILDLSGPGFRKGQIYQFMAQKAVETVNQRGGIRGRPLKLIVVDDQGLVRRSLILAQRLISAEGVVALIGPSNPRAEMALRRLADREKIPLILISGDGPLFRQPAQPFTYNFKVGPALPPAVKALYRYLKSQGFQKIGLLLPSSRSGKKALIWLRAYAAEFHLKVVAREWFSPGDTDVETQLRHLDSQGAQAIVSWAEPKALATVVNSWQGKGLPPLFLGYQAASLSFTPRLLPPEVKATWPRFVLQPEDLDGRFLLALKELGRPPEYFSATAWDAIMLLAKGLNRSGANKKALRWVLENLDTIELISGTYRLDRNDHYGLRPESFIITGLIEGNLVR